From the Fulvia fulva chromosome 2, complete sequence genome, one window contains:
- a CDS encoding Putative mitochondrial carnitine O-acetyltransferase, with product MAERSAENAKESLQDHSEDKQNPLASHTNPNSKPGITFAAQDKLPKLPIPDLEATCQKYLESIDPLQDAREHHDSERAVQEFLRTDGPALQAKLKAYSEGKSSYIEQFWYDSYLNYDNPVVLNLNPFFLLEDDPTPARNNQTTRAASLVCSALSFVRAVRKEELPPDQMRGQPLDMYQYSRLFGTARIPTENGCQIGQDPAAKHVVVLSRGQFYWFDVLDDNNDLIMTEKDVSLNLQVIVEDAEQTPVHSAAKGALGVLSTENRKIWSSLRELISKDEGSNNSDCLNIVDSALFILCLDDTEPNNSADLSANMLCGTSIIERGVQVGTCTNRWYDKLQIIVCKNGSAGINFEHTGIDGHTVLRFASDVYTDTILRFARTINGQAPSLWASQSPDPSKRDPKSFGDVSTTPHKLEWDMVPELATALRFAETRLADLIQQNEFYTLEFDEYGKNFMTSCGFSPDAFVQMAFQAAYFGMYGRIESVYEPAMTKIFYHGRTEAVRSVTNESVEFIRTFWADTSPAKKVEALKKACEKHSALTKECAKAQGHDRHLYALMCLWQRQVDGDAEVNSLNGDGGSVNGWSSPTSDRDPTSSSASPNRDSTMSDEGSIQSTSPPRQQITLPALFADAGYDKINNTILSTSNCGNPSLRHFGFGPTSGEGFGIGYIIKDGSISVCASSKHRQTRRYIDALESYFLEIRKLLRQTQRRGTGGDKNASRAREAEEQRPKGTRLKSRGRLVVGEQVGGAAAPSADDSGMASDDEFGGYGFFDAGMLQQALRANKGSEEERPSEKVQARREVGKKLRLMEY from the exons ATGGCCGAACGATCAGCTGAGAATGCCAAGGAGTCGTTACAGGACCACTCCGAGGACAAGCAGAATCCTTTGGCATCACATACCAATCCCAATTCCAAGCCAGGAATCACGTTTGCAGCACAAGACAAGCTTCCTAAGCTACCAATCCCAGACCTAGAGGCAACATGTCAGAAGTATCTGGAGTCGATCGATCCTTTGCAAGATGCCAGAGAGCACCACGACAGTGAGCGAGCAGTGCAGGAGTTCCTACGCACCGATGGACCGGCATTGCAGGCGAAGCTCAAAGCCTACTCAGAAGGCAAAAGCAGCTACATTGAGCAGTTCT GGTACGATTCATATTTGAACTACGACAATCCCGTGGTGCTGAACCTGAATCCTTTCTTCTTACTCGAAGATGACCCGACGCCAGCTCGGAACAATCAGACCACTCGCGCGGCGTCTCTGGTTTGTTCCGCACTTTCATTTGTACGCGCTGTTCGAAAGGAAGAACTCCCGCCCGACCAGATGCGCGGTCAGCCTTTGGACATGTACCAATACTCACGTCTCTTTGGCACGGCTCGTATTCCGACAGAGAATGGATGCCAGATCGGGCAGGACCCTGCTGCAAAACATGTGGTTGTGCTCAGCCGTGGACAGTTCTACTGGTTCGATGTGCTGGATGACAACAACGATCTCATCATGACCGAGAAGGACGTCAGCTTGAACCTTCAGGTCATTGTTGAAGACGCAGAACAGACCCCCGTACATAGTGCCGCGAAGGGAGCTTTGGGTGTGTTGAGCACTGAAAACCGGAAGATCTGGTCGAGTCTGCGTGAGCTCATCAGCAAGGACGAGGGTTCGAACAACAGCGACTGCCTTAACATTGTCGACTCTGCCCTGTTCATCCTTTGCCTCGACGACACCGAGCCAAACAATAGCGCTGATCTGAGCGCGAACATGCTTTGCGGGACGTCAATCATCGAGCGAGGCGTACAAGTCGGCACCTGCACGAACAGATGGTACGATAAGCTGCAGATTATCGTTTGCAAGAACGGCAGCGCTGGTATTAACTTCGAACACACCGGTATTGATGGTCACACGGTGCTTCGTTTCGCCTCCGACGTGTACACGGACACCATCTTGCGCTTCGCGCGCACCATCAACGGACAAGCTCCTTCACTATGGGCATCTCAATCACCCGACCCATCCAAGCGCGACCCCAAGAGCTTCGGCGATGTGAGCACAACGCCACACAAGCTCGAATGGGATATGGTTCCAGAGCTAGCAACTGCCCTCCGCTTCGCAGAGACCCGCCTCGCAGATCTGATTCAGCAAAACGAGTTCTACACCCTCGAGTTCGACGAGTACGGCAAGAATTTCATGACCTCATGCGGCTTCTCACCAGACGCTTTCGTCCAAATGGCTTTCCAAGCCGCTTACTTCGGCATGTACGGCCGCATCGAAAGCGTCTACGAACCCGCCATGACCAAGATCTTCTACCATGGCCGCACAGAAGCAGTTCGCTCAGTCACCAACGAAAGTGTAGAATTCATCCGCACCTTCTGGGCCGATACGTCCCCGGCAAAGAAAGTCGAAGCCCTCAAGAAAGCCTGCGAAAAGCACTCCGCTCTCACCAAAGAATGTGCCAAAGCTCAAGGTCACGACCGACACCTTTACGCCCTGATGTGTCTCTGGCAACGCCAAGTCGACGGCGATGCAGAAGTCAACAGCCTCAACGGCGACGGCGGCAGCGTGAACGGCTGGAGCTCCCCCACCAGTGACCGCGACCCTACCAGCTCCTCCGCCTCCCCGAACCGTGACAGCACCATGTCCGACGAAGGAAGCATCCAATCAACCTCCCCACCCCGCCAACAAATCACCCTCCCTGCCCTCTTCGCCGACGCAGGCTACGATAAAATCAACAACACCATCCTCTCCACTTCCAACTGCGGCAACCCCTCCCTCCGCCACTTCGGTTTCGGCCCAACCAGCGGCGAGGGATTCGGAATCGGCTACATCATCAAAGACGGCAGCATCTCCGTCTGCGCCTCCAGCAAACACAGACAAACGCGCCGCTACATCGATGCGCTGGAAAGTTACTTCCTCGAAATCAGGAAACTCCTCAGACAAACCCAACGACGCGGCACGGGAGGCGACAAGAACGCTAGCAGAGCGCGAGAAGCAGAGGAGCAGAGACCTAAGGGGACCAGGCTGAAGAGTCGCGGACGTCTTGTGGTTGGGGAGCAAGTCGGCGGTGCGGCTGCCCCG
- a CDS encoding DNA repair protein rhp57, with protein sequence MTNILTVLPDFDVAPYSHILPSLEKALISAADLLTLDALDVAKRAQVPPGEVKKLADTLVAALHQSAAAASNASREGADDTWSGLDSGKDLADRWATISTLDDTLDASLNGGIALAHLTEIVGESAAGKTQFLLTLLLSAQLPITTGGGKPQSRSVLYISTEAPLQTTRLNQILQSHPKLLELDAKERPSLSKVHSTHIHDVEAQEHILRYQVPVAIEKHNVGLLVVDSIAANYRAEFDKGVKAKSAETLAERSNQLAHIGALLRGLARTHNIAVVVANQVADRFTTIEPAPGIHSQSTQQSRPGTPSRSTNLPQNTAAADSTPSVLSIDDPLSLDHQQRFFTGWGDDPTSTNMKTPSLGLTWTNQLSARIALLKRPIYADRAYRPGEDRDVAGWHRACKVVFSAWCGEGKTDFEIWQGGIRDVQTSKELKE encoded by the exons ATGACCAATATACTCACCGTCCTCCCTGACTTCGACGTCGCGCCATACAGCCACATCTTGCCCTCGCTCGAGAAGGCGCTCATCTCTGCAGCGGATCTGCTCACCCTCGATGCCCTCGATGTGGCCAAGCGAGCGCAGGTACCTCCAGGCGAGGTGAAGAAGCTTGCAGACACACTCGTCGCTGCTCTCCATCAAAGTGCTGCAGCTGCTTCCAATGCGTCTCGAGAGGGAGCAGATGACACATGGTCGGGACTGGACAGCGGCAAAGATCTCGCCGACAGATGGGCGACCATCAGCACCCTGGACGACACGCTGGATGCATCACTGAATGGAGGGATCGCGCTTGCTCATTTGACTGAGATCGTTGGTGAGAG CGCGGCTGGCAAAACACAGTTTCTGCTTACTCTCCTGCTTTCTGCTCAGCTTCCCATCACAACAGGCGGAGGAAAGCCACAATCGAGATCAGTTCTGTACATCTCTACTGAAGCTCCACTGCAGACCACCCGGCTCAACCAGATATTACAATCACATCCGAAACTTCTTGAGCTAGATGCGAAGGAGCGTCCTTCTCTGAGCAAAGTCCACAGTACGCACATACACGATGTGGAAGCCCAGGAGCATATATTGCGATATCAGGTCCCCGTGGCGATAGAGAAGCACAACGTCGGCCTCCTTGTCGTTGACAGTATTGCGGCTAACTACCGAGCTGAATTCGACAAGGGAGTCAAGGCGAAAAGTGCCGAAACACTGGCAGAGCGTAGCAACCAGCTGGCACATATCGGAGCACTTCTGCGTGGCCTGGCTCGAACACACAACATCGCAGTAGTGGTCGCCAACCAAGTCGCCGATCGTTTCACCACCATTGAACCAGCGCCGGGGATCCACAGCCAATCTACACAGCAAAGTCGCCCAGGCACTCCATCTCGGTCCACGAACCTGCCACAGAATACCGCAGCTGCCGATTCAACGCCATCAGTGCTGTCTATCGATGACCCTCTGTCACTGGATCATCAACAACGCTTCTTCACAGGTTGGGGAGACGATCCTACAAGCACGAACATGAAGACTCCCAGCCTGGGTCTCACTTGGACGAACCAGCTATCAGCCAGAATAGCTTTGTTGAAGAGACCAATCTACGCGGACAGAGCGTATCGACCTGGCGAGGACCGAGACGTAGCTGGATGGCATCGAGCATGCAAAGTCGTCTTCAGCGCATGGTGTGGCGAAGGCAAGACAGATTTCGAGATCTGGCAAGGCGGAATAAGAGATGTACAGACCAGCAAAGAGCTGAAAGAATGA
- a CDS encoding Importin alpha re-exporter, with amino-acid sequence MSVDLQSVANLLAASLDPRQNKQAEQSLKSAEAKPGFSLALLQIVAAESFPINTRLASALFFKNFVRRNWTNEDGEHQLPANEVSTIKSELIGLMVKVPSALQAQLGDAISVIADSDFWERWDTLVDDLVSRLTPDNANVNNGVLQVAHSIFKRWEPLYRSDELYTEINHVLSKFAGPFLQLWENTDRQITENENNPVELQAHFSTLDLIIKLMYDLSTHDMPPQFEDSLGVISTLLHKYLTYENPALDTGDEAEPGPREQVRADVFRVLVLYTRKYDEEFKQYITQFIGTSWNLLTTLGPEANNDLVVSRALEFLTTIAGIQEHAQNFNSPEVLGQVTEKVVIPNLSLRESDIETFEDEPIEYIRRDLEGSDDDTRRRAATNFLRKLMEAFEKPVTEVVTRYVDHFLGEYRKDQSANWKAKDTAVHLFSAIAAKGTATAAKGILSVNPYVSVIDFFQKNVAEDLTNPNAEALLKVDAIKYLYLFRSILSADQWQAAFPLLVQHLNSSNYVVYTYAAIAVDRALYLTDEQRQPIIPRESIIPLAKDLLQHLFKLVTKDAKPEKVQENEFLMKCVMRVLIVIREAMVDIVDLVLTNLVNITKVIRHNPSNPGFCYYHFESLGALIRFAGPTQPEKIESSLFPTFMEVLQGQVEEFSPYIFQLYALMVATNPSGQLSSNFQRLVQPILVPTMWDSRGNVPALTRLLVEIIPRGAEQIAAANQTEALLVIFQKLVSSKAYETHAMDLIEAIVRSFSVTALENYWQSILQLMFHRLSNSKTENFTIRFVRFYHLVSALVDKGLGADFFIAVADKVQANVFTPIYTTIILPDTQKLSRPFDRKTACISLTRTLADSQAFVDRYAKRGWTITCEALLKLLINPPLPQAADDTIEDRDVDELGFGAAFTQLNACKRPASDPWPEVQDVKAWVGTTLKEADQRHNGRIGQFVQGKLDDQGRAALQSVMLR; translated from the exons ATGTCTGTCGATCTGCAGTCGGTGGCGAACCTCCTCGCGGCCAGCTTGGACCCCAGACAGAACAAGCAGG CTGAACAGTCGTTGAAGAGCGCAGAGGCCAAGCCCGGATTCTCGCTCGCTCTCCTCCAGATCGTCGCCGCAGAGTCTTTCCCCATCAACACTCGACTCGCAAGCGCATTATTCTTCAAGAACTTCGTGCGGCGGAACTGGACGAACGAGGATGGCGAGCACCAACTCCCCGCGAACGAGGTCTCCACCATCAAGAGCGAGCTGATCGGCTTGATGGTCAAGGTCCCTTCAGCCCTGCAGGCGCAACTCGGTGATGCTATCAGCGTCATTGCAGACAGCGACTTCTGGGAGAGGTGGGACACTTTGGTCGACGATCTTGTTTCACGACTGACCCCGGACAACGCAAACGTCAACAATGGTGTATTGCAAGTGGCACATTCGATCTTCAAGAGATGGGAGCCTTTATATCGATCCGATGAGCTGTACACCGAGATCAACCACGTACTGTCGAAGTTTGCAGGACCATTCCTACAGCTATGGGAGAACACCGATCGTCAAATCACCGAGAACGAGAACAATCCAGTAGAGCTCCAGGCACACTTCTCGACACTCGATTTGATCATCAAGCTCATGTACGATCTTTCAACGCACGACATGCCACCACAATTCGAGGACTCACTCGGCGTCATCTCGACATTACTCCACAAATACCTTACGTACGAAAACCCTGCGCTGGATACCGGCGACGAGGCTGAACCAGGCCCGCGGGAGCAAGTAAGAGCAGACGTCTTCAGGGTGCTGGTCCTCTACACTCGGAAGTACGATGAGGAGTTCAAGCAGTATATCACACAGTTCATTGGAACATCATGGAATCTGCTCACTACACTGGGCCCAGAAGCCAACAACGATTTGGTGGTCAGCAGAGCTTTGGAGTTCTTGACCACAATTGCGGGCATTCAAGAGCATGCACAGAACTTCAACAGCCCGGAAGTGCTTGGACAGGTCACAGAAAAAGTTGTGATACCAAACTTGTCACTAAGAGAATCAGACATTGAAACTTTCGAGGATGAACCGATCGAGTACATTCGACGAGATCTGGAAGGCTCCGACGATGACACGCGACGACGAGCAGCCACTAACTTCCTACGAAAGCTGATGGAGGCGTTCGAGAAGCCAGTGACTGAGGTGGTTACTCGCTACGTCGATCACTTCTTGGGCGAGTACAGGAAAGACCAGAGCGCAAACTGGAAGGCCAAGGATACTGCCGTGCATCTCTTCTCTGCCATCGCTGCAAAGGGAACAGCGACCGCGGCAAAGGGCATTCTGAGTGTAAATCCCTACGTCAGCGTGATTGATTTCTTCCAGAAGAATGTTGCAGAGGATCTGACCAACCCGAACGCCGAAGCATTGCTCAAGGTCGATGCGATCAAGTACTTGTACTTGTTCCGAAGCATACTCTCGGCAGATCAATGGCAAGCGGCCTTTCCGTTGCTTGTGCAGCATCTCAACTCTTCGAACTACGTTGTCTACACCTATGCAGCAATCGCCGTTGACCGAGCCTTGTATCTCACGGACGAACAGCGACAGCCCATCATTCCACGCGAGAGCATAATTCCACTAGCAAAGGATCTACTGCAGCACCTCTTCAAACTGGTTACCAAGGATGCAAAGCCTGAAAAGGTGCAAGAGAATGAATTCCTGATGAAGTGTGTCATGCGAGTGCTCATCGTCATTCGAGAGGCAATGGTGGATATCGTCGACCTGGTACTCACAAACCTCGTCAACATCACCAAAGTCATTCGCCACAATCCCTCGAATCCAGGCTTCTGCTACTACCACTTCGAGTCGTTGGGCGCGCTGATCAGGTTTGCTGGACCCACCCAACCAGAGAAGATCGAATCGAGTCTGTTCCCTACCTTTATGGAAGTGCTCCAAGGCCAGGTCGAAGAGTTCTCGCCTTACATCTTCCAGCTATACGCACTCATGGTGGCCACAAACCCTTCGGGTCAGCTGTCGAGCAACTTTCAGCGACTGGTGCAACCGATCCTCGTGCCTACAATGTGGGACAGCAGAGGCAATGTACCAGCTCTGACCCGCCTGCTAGTCGAGATCATCCCTCGCGGCGCTGAGCAGATAGCCGCCGCAAACCAGACGGAGGCTCTTCTCGTTATCTTCCAGAAGCTTGTGAGCAGCAAAGCATACGAGACTCATGCGATGGATCTGATTGAGGCGATCGTCCGCAGCTTTTCGGTCACTGCTCTCGAGAACTACTGGCAATCGATACTGCAGCTCATGTTCCACCGGTTATCGAACTCGAAGACGGAGAACTTCACTATTCGCTTCGTGCGGTTCTACCACCTAGTATCAGCACTGGTCGATAAGGGCCTTGGAGCCGACTTCTTCATCGCTGTTGCCGACAAAGTCCAGGCCAACGTCTTCACACCCATTTACACCACCATCATCCTTCCAGATACACAAAAGCTCAGCCGACCTTTTGATCGCAAGACGGCCTGCATATCGCTTACCCGCACCCTTGCAGACAGCCAGGCATTTGTCGACCGCTATGCCAAGCGCGGATGGACGATCACTTGCGAAGCACTCCTCAAGCTCCTTATCAACCCGCCATTGCCACAAGCAGCCGACGATACGATCGAGGATCGCGATGTTGACGAGCTCGGATTCGGTGCCGCATTCACGCAACTCAACGCATGCAAGCGCCCAGCTTCCGACCCGTGGCCAGAAGTCCAGGATGTCAAGGCATGGGTCGGCACAACACTGAAAGAGGCGGACCAGAGACACAATGGCAGGATCGGCCAGTTCGTCCAAGGCAAACTTGACGACCAAGGCAGAGCAGCACTACAGAGTGTCATGCTTAGATAG
- a CDS encoding O-glycoside alpha-1,2-mannosyltransferase 4, with the protein METIKGLQKRFPSTDNLPTLKSLQFTSLKDASEKITPRLSFFKKRIRIRGNSKISVPLYLVLLFPCIVVIVILLLFVRHPASPGGRLIPTGAPPSIRKINEKHDKVFVNGCLDPAITSKETERMNAAFVVLARNKELDGVIESLKSVERHFNRWFHYPYVFLNDGDFNSTFKETVQNYTSGNVEFGKIGSDHWGYPDWVDTNVAKEGIRKQGDAAIMYGGMESYHHMCRFYSGFFYKHELLQKYDWYWRVEPEIKYFCDITYDPFVHMARNNKTYGFTIAVKELKETVPNIFRYASAYKRTHNITSQGLWEMFTEPKEGYNQDGTPKPGTIPPDQLPKEDPRYADEKHKPLPEDILRTEPGQGTLPDIDPEAMEGEIYNMCHFWSNFEIARLDWFRSKEYEEFFQMMDRSSGFWMERWGDAPIHSLAAGALLGPKDIHYFRDFGYRHTTIQHCPANAPARQLPREPYLEQTTLDEKARKEEDEYWAKWDTEKENGVGCRCRCDTDIVEVENKEGSCIPEWVDIAGGYITPEGPG; encoded by the exons ATGGAGACGATCAAGGGACTCCAAAAACGATTCCCCTCCACCGATAACCTGCCGACTCTCAAGTCGCTACAATTCACATCCCTCAAGGATGCCTCCGAAAAGATAACGCCGCGACTCTCTTTCTTCAAGAAGCGGATACGGATACGCGGCAACAGCAAGATCAGTGTGCCACTATACCTGGTCCTGCTGTTCCCCTGCATTGTGGTAATAGTAATACTGCTGCTTTTCGTGCGGCATCCTGCGTCCCCTGGAGGACGCTTAATACCCACTGGAGCGCCGCCCAGTATACGGAAAATCAACGAGAAGCACGACAAGGTCTTCGTTAATGGCTGCTTAGACCCAGCGATCACTTCCAAGGAGACCGAGCGCATGAATGCAGCCTTCGTGGTACTAGCACGGAACAAAGAGCTGGATGGCGTGATTGAAAGTCTGAAGAGCGTGGAAAGGCACTTCAACCGCTGGTTCCACTACCCATATGTCTTCCTCAACGATGGAGACTTCAACAGCACCTTCAAGGAGACCGTGCAAAACTACACCAGCGGTAACGTGGAGTTTGGAAAGATTGGGTCAGATCACTGGGGATACCCAGACTGGGTTGACACAAACGTAGCCAAGGAGGGCATCAGAAAACAAGGAGATGCAGCCATCATGTATGGTGGCATGGAGTCATACCATCACATGTGCAGATTCTACTCTGGCTTCTTCTACAAGCACGAGCTGCTACAGAAGTATGACTGGTACTGGCGAGTCGAGCCCGAGATCAAGTACTTCTGCGACATTACCTACGATCCGTTCGTGCACATGGCGCGGAATAACAAGACGTACGGCTTCACGATCGCTGTGAAGGAGTTGAAAGAGACGGTTCCAAACATCTTCCGATATGCGTCCGCGTACAAGCGCACGCACAACATCACTTCACAAGGCCTGTGGGAGATGTTCACAGAGCCGAAGGAAGGCTACAACCAGGATGGTACTCCCAAGCCAGGCACCATTCCTCCGGACCAGCTGCCAAAGGAAGATCCCAGATACGCGGACGAGAAGCACAAGCCGCTGCCTGAAGATATCCTGCGGACAGAGCCCGGGCAGGGAACACTTCCAGACATCGACCCTGAAGCGATGGAGGGCGAGATCTATAACATGTGCCATTTCTGGTCGAACTTCGAGATTGCGAGGTTAGATTGGTTCAGGAGTAAGGAGTACGAAGAGTTCTTCCAAATGATGGACAGGTCTAGCGGATTCTGGATGGAAAGG TGGGGAGATGCACCCATCCACTCCCTCGCAGCCGGTGCTCTCCTTGGACCCAAGGACATTCACTACTTCCGAGACTTTGGCTACAGACACACGACGATCCAGCATTGTCCCGCAAACGCTCCAGCGCGGCAACTTCCCCGAGAACCTTACCTCGAACAAACCACCCTCGATGAAAAGGCACGAAAAGAGGAAGACGAATACTGGGCGAAGTGGGATACCGAAAAGGAGAACGGTGTCGGCTGCAGATGTCGCTGCGACACTGACATTGTCGAAGTCGAGAACAAGGAAGGAAGCTGCATACCCGAATGGGTAGATATCGCAGGTGGCTACATCACACCTGAAGGGCCCGGATGA
- a CDS encoding Alcohol dehydrogenase patD — MSSGIPKTMKAAVLTGAQKPLEIKEIPVPEPQTGEVLIKVHACGVCHSDHHVLNGDMGPPGIQLLGHEFIGTVVKTTKGEKKWKVGDRVGGPWHGGHDLSCRACNRGLFQMCENKAINGVTRNGGYGEYATLRTESAVRIPANMDPAEVAPLLCAGVTVFNGIRQLNILSGEIVAVQGLGGLGHLAIQYARKMGYRTVALSRGSAKKDFAMKLGATDYIDTEAGDVAAELQKLGGAACIVVTAPNPDVITPLIGGLDNKGKLLLFTAIGPVPVNTVDMVLKGLSVHGWPSGHALDSEEAIAFAEKQGVKCMIEKFPLAKANEAMEHMMSGKVRFRAVLTMD; from the exons ATGTCTAGCGGTATCCCCAAGACGATGAAGGCGGCGGTCCTTACAGGCGCGCAGAAGCCACTCGAGATCAAAGAGATCCCAGTCCCAGAACCTCAGACAGGCGAAGTCCTGATCAAGGTCCACGCATGTGGTGTCTGTCACAGTGACCATCACGTTCTGAATGGAGATATGGGACCACC TGGCATCCAACTCCTCGGCCACGAGTTCATCGGAACCGTCGTCAAGACCACAAAAGGTGAGAAGAAGTGGAAGGTCGGCGATCGTGTCGGTGGGCCATG GCACGGCGGCCACGACCTCTCCTGCCGCGCCTGCAACCGCGGCCTCTTCCAAATGTGCGAAAACAAAGCCATCAACGGCGTAACCCGCAACGGCGGCTACGGCGAATACGCAACCCTCCGCACCGAATCCGCCGTCCGCATCCCAGCAAACATGGATCCCGCCGAAGTAGCTCCCCTCCTCTGCGCCGGCGTCACTGTCTTCAACGGAATCCGCCAGCTGAACATTCTCTCCGGTGAGATCGTCGCCGTCCAAGGACTGGGAGGTCTGGGACATCTTGCGATTCAGTATGCGAGGAAGATGGGGTATAGGACTGTGGCGCTTTCGAGAGGAAGTGCGAAGAAGGATTTCGCGATGAAGTTGGGCGCGACGGATTATATCGATACCGAAGCTGGCGATGTCGCAGCTGAATTGCAGAAACTCGGCGGCGCAGCATGTATCGTCGTCACGGCTCCCAACCCGGACGTCATCACGCCTCTGATCGGGGGTCTGGATAACAAGGGCAAACTGCTCCTCTTCACAGCTATTGGACCGGTCCCGGTCAATACGGTGGATATGGTCTTGAAGGGGTTGTCAGTTCATGGATGGCCGAGTGGACATGCGCTGGATAGCGAGGAGGCGATTGCGTTTGCGGAGAAGCAGGGGGTTAAGTGTATGATTGAGAAGTTCCCGCTGGCGAAGGCGAATGAGGCGATGGAGCATATGATGAGTGGGAAGGTGAGGTTTAGGGCTGTGTTGACGATGGATTAG
- a CDS encoding Major facilitator-type transporter translates to MGFKLSTQRVEAPVTGKAYLMCAFAAFAGVLFGYDSGYIAAVLGMARFRHDYGEPIGATDDGGILYDYRTWEKSLIVSILSAGTFVGALFSGYLADRIGRRLTIIVPGCGMFIIGVSVQVATPNVIGLSIGRFVAGLGVGCVSAVNILYMSEIAPRKVRGAIVSAYQFAITIGIMLASCVGYATQGRQDSGAYRIPISIQFLWALILAGGLFMLPESPRYWVKKRRLDKAAKALARVRGQPAESAHIEDELSEIVANCEYEMQVGEVSWMGCFSGGIHNSNSNARKVFIGVALQMMQQWTGINFIFYYNVTFFQQVQIDNAFLISMVTTVVNVASTPLAFYAIEKFGRRALLIYGAICMCVCEFIIAIVGVTAGTSSGANWVLIVFVCVYVFFFASTWGPTAWVVIGEIFSLPIRSKGVALSTASNWFWNCVIGIVIPYMIDGDKGNLGVKVFFIWGTTCGFCALFAWVFIPETKGLTLEQVGRMMEETPAHTSKRWRPHDTFAEEYGSTSEPPRRPSTSLGRRAKVESFIDMHTLRSQSPT, encoded by the exons ATGGGGTTCAAGTTGTCCACGCAGCGCGTCGAGGCGCCGGTCACTGGCAAGGCCTACCTAATGTGTGCCTTTGCTGCATTCGCCGGCGTTCTCTTTGGCTACGACTCGGGCTACATCGCTGCTGTCCTGGGTATGGCAAGATTCAGGCACGACTATGGCGAACCAATTGGCGCTACCGACGATGGAGGCATCCTATACGACTACCGGACCTGGGAAAAGTCGCTGATAGTCTCGATACTTTCAGCTGGTACATTCGTTGGCGCGCTGTTCTCTGGCTATCTGGCAGACCGCATAGGACGAAGATTGACCATCATCGTACCCGGATGTGGCATGTTCATCATCGGCGTGTCTGTCCAAGTTGCGACTCCCAACGTGATAGGGCTATCAATTGGAAGGTTCGTTGCCGGTCTAGGCGTAGGATGTGTCTCGGCAGTCAACATCCTATACATGTCTGAGATCGCACCACGGAAAGTAAGAGGAGCTATTGTCTCGGCATATCAGTTCGCCATCACCATCGGCATCATGTTGGCAAGTTGCGTCGGCTATGCCACACAAGGACGACAAGACTCTGGTGCCTACCGCATTCCAATCTCGATTCAGTTCCTGTGGGCCCTGATCTTAGCCGGCGGTCTGTTCATGCTGCCAGAGTCGCCACGATATTGGGTCAAGAAACGACGACTGGACAAGGCAGCAAAAGCACTGGCCAGAGTCCGGGGCCAACCTGCCGAGTCTGCACACATCGAAGATGAACTCTCCGAGATCGTCGCCAACTGCGAGTACGAGATGCAGGTCGGGGAAGTCAGCTGGATGGGTTGCTTTTCTGGAGGCATCCACAACTCGAACAGCAACGCCCGCAAGGTCTTCATCGGCGTCGCGCTACAGATGATGCAGCAATGGACCGGGATCAACTTCATCTTCTACTACAACGTCACTTTCTTCCAACAGGTCCAGATCGATAACGCCTTCCTCATCTCCATGGTCACCACTGTCGTTAACGTTGCCAGCACACCTCTAGCCTTTTATGCCATCGAGAAGTTCGGACGCCGTGCTCTCCTCATCTACGGTGCGATCTGCATGTGCGTATGCGAGTTCATCATCGCGATCGTCGGTGTGACAGCTGGCACATCCAGTGGCGCCAACTGGGTGCTGATCGTCTTTGTCTGCGTCTACGTCTTTTTCTTCGCAAGTACATGGGGACCAACGGCCTGGGTTGTCATCGGCGAGATTTTTTCACTGCCCATCCGGTCCAAAGGAGTAGCGCTCAGCACAGCGAGCAACTGGTTCTGGAACTGCGTGATCGGAATCGTCATTCCCTACATGATCGACGGCGACAAGGGTAATTTGGGAGTCAAGGTGTTCTTCATTTGGGGCACAACATGCGGGTTCTGTGCGTTGTTCGCTTGGGTGTTCATACCCGAGACAAAAG GGCTCACATTGGAGCAAGTTGGAAGGATGATGGAGGAGACACCCGCCCATACGAGCAAGAGATGGCGACCTCACGATACCTTTGCGGAGGAGTATGGATCTACATCGGAACCACCACGACGGCCGAGCACGAGTCTGGGGAGACGGGCTAAGGTCGAAAGCTTTATCGATATGCACACCCTACGGAGTCAGTCGCCGACATGA